Proteins encoded in a region of the Hypomesus transpacificus isolate Combined female chromosome 17, fHypTra1, whole genome shotgun sequence genome:
- the ddx42 gene encoding ATP-dependent RNA helicase DDX42 codes for MNWSKGGPSGKRGFGFGGFSLGGGGGGGGGGPAKKEEPRLPQKSHTSFGATGSAAGYGKNQQLPAFYKIGTKRANFDEENAYFEDDEEESSSTDLPYIPAENSPTRQQLQSGGGSDSEDDPLDAFMAEVEDQAAKDMKKLEEKEKEKKIAKGIRDDIEEEDEQEAYFRYMAENPTAGLTLEDEDENVDYDSDGNPIAPATKKIIMPLPPIDHSEIDYPPFEKNFYNEHEELHSLTPTQVIELRHKLNLRVSGAAPPKPSTSFAHFGFDEQLMHQIRKSEYTQPTPIQCQGVPIALGGRDMIGIAKTGSGKTAAFIWPMLVHIMDQKELDTGEGPIAIIVCPTRELCQQIHAECKRFGKAYSLRSVAVYGGGSMWEQAKALQEGAEIVVCTPGRLIDHVKKKATSLQRVTYLVFDEADRMFDMGFEYQVRSVASHVRPDRQTLLFSATFRKKIERLARDILVDPIRVVQGDIGEANEDVTQLVEVLPSGVEKWGWLTRRLVEFTSSGSVLIFVTKKANCDELATNLTQEGHSLGLLHGDMDQSERNKVIADFKKKNLPVLVATDVAARGLDIPSIRTVVNYDVARDIDTHTHRIGRTGRAGEKGVAYTLLTNKDTSFAGDLVRNLEGANQCVSKELMDLAMQNPWFRKSRFKGGKGKKVNIGGGGLGYRERPGLGADISDRSGGSSSSSYEGYSKPTSGAMGDRMSAMKQAFQSQYKNHFVAASGVPPKLTTKSSSSSGWTSAGSLSSVPTEAAEAPDRFRASMAPPPALSMGTKMAGFTSAGSLSSVPESHNSAPQSYPAPPSPRDGPRGDRYGEDRGRHGEGHHRHSDRSERHGSGGERDRHGDRHAERDRYGDAERHGSSGRHGESRNGDGNRRERDDWRSDREGGEREGGERAGGERAGSEREGGDRGGEGRGNREEDSFAVPDPPKRKKSRWDN; via the exons ATGAATTGGAGCAAGGGTGGGCCGAGTGGTAAGCGTGGTTTCGGGTTTGGAGGATTCTCacttggaggagggggtggtggaggaggaggaggaccagcAAAGAAGGAAGAGCCTCGTTTGCCCCAAAAGTCCCACACATCGTTTGGAGCGACAGGATCAGCAGCAGGCTATGGAAAGAACCAGCAGCTCCCAGCATTTTACAAAATAGGAACAAAAAGAGCAAACTTTGACGAAGAGAATGC GTATTTcgaagatgatgaagaggagtCTAGCAGTACAGACTTGCCCTACATCCCAGCTGAGAACTCACCAACACGCCAGCAGCTCCAGTCAGGGGGTGGTTCAGACAGTGAAGATGACCCCTTGGATGCCTTCATGGCGGAAGTTGAG GACCAAGCGGCTAAGGACATGAAGAAACtagaagagaaggaaaaagagaagaagaTTGCAAA GGGTATTCGTGATGACATTGAAGAAGAAGATGAACAA GAAGCCTACTTCCGGTACATGGCAGAGAACCCCACAGCTGGGCTGACcctggaggacgaggacgagaaCGTGGATTATGATAGCGATGGGAACCCCATTGCACCTGCTACCAAGAAGATCATCATGCCCCTGCCCCCCATTGACCACTCAGAG ATCGATTATCCTCCCTTTGAGAAGAACTTCTACAACGAGCATGAGGAGCTTCACAGCCTCACACCTACCCAGGTCATAGAGTTGAGACACAAACTCAATTTGCGG GTTTCAGGTGCTGCCCCTCCTAAACCCTCCACCAGCTTTGCCCATTTTGGCTTTGACGAGCAACTAATGCATCAGATCCGCAAGTCCGAGTACACACAGCCAACACCTATACAGTGCCAG GGAGTGCCAATAGCCCTGGGTGGTCGTGACATGATCGGTATCGCCAAGACCGGCAGCGGGAAAACTGCAGCGTTTATCTGGCCCATGCTCGTCCACATCATGGACCAGAAAGAGCTGGACACCGGAGAAGGGCCCATCGCAATCATCGTTTGCCCCACCAGGGAACTCTGTCAGCAg ATCCATGCAGAGTGCAAGCGCTTCGGCAAAGCCTACTCTCTGCGCTCTGTGGCGGTCTACGGAGGAGGCAGCATGTGGGAACAGGCCAAAGCGCTGCAGGAGGGGGCGGAGATTGTGGTGTGCACCCCG GGCCGTTTGATTGACCATGTGAAGAAGAAAGCCACGTCTCTGCAGAGAGTCACGTACCTGGTGTTTGACGAGGCCGACCGCATGTTCGACATGGGCTTCG AATACCAAGTGAGGTCTGTCGCCAGTCATGTCCGCCCCGACAGACAGA CCCTTCTGTTCAGCGCTACCTTCCGTAAAAAGATCGAGAGGCTAGCCCGAGACATCCTGGTGGACCCCATCCGGGTGGTTCAGGGAGACATCGGAGAG gccAACGAGGATGTTACCCAGCTGGTGGAAGTGCTGCCCAGCGGAGTGGAGAAGTGGGGTTGGCTCACCCGCCGCCTGGTGGAGTTCACCTCGTCCGGCTCAGTGCTCATCTTTGTCACTAAGAAGGCCAACTGTGACGAGCTGGCCACCAACCTGACCCAGGAGGGCCACAGCCTGGGGCTGCTGCATGGAGACATGGACCAGAGCGAGAGGAACAAGGTGATCGCCGACTTCAAGAAGAAGAACCTGCCCGTGCTGGTGGCCACTGACGTtgcag CTCGTGGTCTGGACATCCCTTCAATCCGCACCGTCGTGAATTACGATGTGGCCCGAGacatcgacacacacactcacaggattGGTCGAACAGGTCGTGCAGGTGAAAAGGGTGTGGCCTACACCCTCCTGACCAATAAAGACACGTCTTTTGCTGGTGACCTTGTGCGGAACCTGGAGGGAGCCAATCAATGTGTATCCAAAGAGCTCATGGACTTAGCAATGCAG AATCCCTGGTTCAGGAAATCCCGTTTCAAGGGTGGTAAAGGAAAGAAGGTGAACATTGGAGGTGGAGGTCTTGGTTACAGGGAGCGGCCAGGCCTTGGAGCAGACATTTCT GATCGTAGTGGAGGGTCTTCTTCAAGTAGCTATGAAGGTTACAGTAAACCCACTTCTGGGGCCATGGGAGACAGAATGTCTGCTATGAAGCAAGCTTTCCAg TCACAGTACAAGAACCACTTTGTAGCAGCGTCAGGCGTCCCTCCTAAGCTCACCACCAAGTCTAGCAGCTCCTCAGGCTGGACCAGTGCCGGCAGCCTCAGCTCCGTGCCCACAGAGGCTGCAGAGGCCCCAGACAGGTTCAGGGCCTCCAtggcccctcctccagccctcagcATGGGCACCAAGATGGCCGGATTCACCAGTGCTGGTTCCCTCAGCTCTGTGCCAGAGAGCCACAACAGCGCCCCTCAGAGCTACCCTGCCCCGCCCTCCCCGCGGGACGGGCCCCGCGGCGACAGGTACGGGGAAGACAGGGGTCGCCACGGAGAGGGGCACCACCGGCACAGCGACCGGAGCGAGCGCCACGGCAGCGGCGGAGAACGGGATCGGCACGGGGACCGGCACGCTGAACGTGACCGATACGGGGACGCGGAGCGCCACGGCAGCAGTGGTCGCCACGGTGAGAGTCGTAATGGAGAtggaaacaggagagagagagatgattggAGAAGTgatagggaggggggagagagggagggaggagagagggcaggaggagagagggcaggaagtgagagggagggaggagacaggggaggtgaggggagagggaacaGGGAGGAAGACAGCTTTGCCGTTCCAGATCCGCCCAAACGTAAAAAGAGCAGGTGGGACAACTAA